GCCCAACAGGGCAAACTCCGAAAGCCATCGTCAATCGATGGCTTTTTTGTTTGAGTTAAACAGCGGGTAAACATCCAAAAGCGTCAAAGTGAATTAATTTAACTTTTTCAATACATTCACAATCGCGTTTAAAACATGCATTCATGAAAAAATGCGAAAAATCCCCTGTACTCAAAGCTACAAAGATCACATTTCGTGATAATCTTCTTGCTATTGACAGCACATTTCATGCCCAGAAAGCACACACCCAAAAAGCATACAAAAGGTAGCCCATGGACGATAACAAACGCCCGCTCTATTTACCGTTCGCCGGTCCAGCCATTCTTGAAGCGCCACTGATCAACAAAGGCAGCGCCTTTACCGAAGAAGAGCGGATATTCTTCAACCTTGAAGGCCTGTTACCTTACGCGATTGAAACCATCGAAGAGCAGGCATCCAGGGCCTACGATCAGTTCCGTAGTTTCAACAACGATCTGGATAAGCACATCTACCTGCGCAACATCCAGGACACCAACGAAACTCTGTTTTACCGCTTGGTGCAAAACAACATTGCCGAGATGATGCCTATCATCTACACCCCAACAGTGGGCCTGGCCTGTGAGCGTTTCTCCAAAAACTATCGGCGCAACCGTGGACTCTTTATCTCCTATCCCAACAAGGACAGGATTGACGATATCCTCAATAACTCCACCCGTCACAAGGTAAAAATTATCGTTGTGACCGACGGTGAGCGCATTCTGGGTCTGGGCGATCAGGGTATCGGCGGCATGGGGATACCCATCGGAAAGCTGTCACTCTACACGAGCTGCGGTGGTATCAGCCCGGCCTATACCCTGCCTATTACGCTGGATGTGGGTACTGACAATCCGCACCTGTTGGAAGACCCCATGTACATGGGCTGGCGTCACCCTCGCATCGGCGGAGAAGAATACAGCGAGTTTATCGAAGCCTTCATGGAAGCGGTACACCGCCGCTGGCCGGATGTACTCATACAATTTGAAGACTTTGCCCAGAAGAATGCCATGCCCATTCTGGAGCGTTATAAGGACAGATACTGCTGCTTTAACGATGACATTCAAGGCACGGCTGCAGTGACCGTGGGTTCATTGCTTGCCGCCTGTAAAGCCGCAAACACGCAACTCAGTGCCCAGCGCATCGCCTTCCTCGGTGCCGGCAGCGCTGGTTGTGGTATTGCTGAGGCCATAGTGGCGCAGATGGTCTCTGAAGGCATCAGTGATGAGCAGGCCCGTAGCCAGGTCTTTATGGTTGACCGCTGGGGACTGCTGCTGGACAACATGCCCAACCTGCTGCCATTCCAGCAAAAACTGGCACAGAAGATTGATAACATTAACCACTGGGATGACTTCAGCGACAATGTCTCGCTGCTGAACGTGGTGAACAATGCCAAGCCGACGGTACTGATTGGTGTATCCGGTGCTCCCGGCCTCTTTACCGAAGAGATCATCCGCGCCATGCACAGTCATTGCGCCCGTCCAATCGTATTCCCGCTGTCAAACCCCACCAGCCGGGTTGAAGCGACGCCAAAAGATATCCTGCACTGGACCAGCGGCCAGGCACTGGTCGCAACCGGAAGCCCGTTTGAACCTGTAGTGGTGGACGATGTGACCTACGACATCGCCCAGTGTAACAACAGTTACATCTTCCCCGGCATTGGTCTTGGGGTGCTCGCGTGCGGTGCCAATCGGGTTTCAGATGAAATGCTGATGGCCTCCAGCCGGGCGCTGGCGGAGTGTTCTCCATTGGCAAAAGACGGCGTTGGCCCCTTGCTGCCACCGCTGGAAGAAATTCACGATGTGAGCAAGCACATTGCCTTTGCCGTGGCCAAGGTGGCTATCGAACAGGGGCATGCACTTGACACCACAGATGAGCTGCTGCTGCAGTCCATCGAGGCCAACTTCTGGTACCCCGAGTACCGCCGTTACAAGCGCACTTCGTTCTAATAAAAAAGCCCGGCACAGCCGGGCTTTTTTTATGGGGTAAGCTTCATGGCTTATTCAGCCATCGACTCAAA
The window above is part of the Shewanella litorisediminis genome. Proteins encoded here:
- a CDS encoding NAD-dependent malic enzyme → MDDNKRPLYLPFAGPAILEAPLINKGSAFTEEERIFFNLEGLLPYAIETIEEQASRAYDQFRSFNNDLDKHIYLRNIQDTNETLFYRLVQNNIAEMMPIIYTPTVGLACERFSKNYRRNRGLFISYPNKDRIDDILNNSTRHKVKIIVVTDGERILGLGDQGIGGMGIPIGKLSLYTSCGGISPAYTLPITLDVGTDNPHLLEDPMYMGWRHPRIGGEEYSEFIEAFMEAVHRRWPDVLIQFEDFAQKNAMPILERYKDRYCCFNDDIQGTAAVTVGSLLAACKAANTQLSAQRIAFLGAGSAGCGIAEAIVAQMVSEGISDEQARSQVFMVDRWGLLLDNMPNLLPFQQKLAQKIDNINHWDDFSDNVSLLNVVNNAKPTVLIGVSGAPGLFTEEIIRAMHSHCARPIVFPLSNPTSRVEATPKDILHWTSGQALVATGSPFEPVVVDDVTYDIAQCNNSYIFPGIGLGVLACGANRVSDEMLMASSRALAECSPLAKDGVGPLLPPLEEIHDVSKHIAFAVAKVAIEQGHALDTTDELLLQSIEANFWYPEYRRYKRTSF